A segment of the Candidatus Cloacimonadaceae bacterium genome:
TTCCAGTTGCTCTCCACCCCACCTCACGGTGACGCAGTTACCTTCGGCTACAGAGTTTTAACGGTGCTCTGAACAGGACTTTCACCTGTCTGATATGTATCGCTCACAGGCGCACGAATTACCGACGTCCCCGTCGGTTCCAGCACGGCAGTCCCATCAGGGACGACACAAGATAGCACGGGGTGGAGTGTATGCGAAACCCCGTGTTCTGCCACCACCTCATTCGCGATTCCGGTAGGACGGCACAATTATCAGAATCACCAAACCCCAGCCAGTCCGAAGGACGTTACCATAGTAGTGTGGGGGAATCGGAGTTCCCCACCCCATTGTGGATATGATCAAAATCGGGCAGTTTGCGACTGCATTCCGATTCCTCTGCGGGAAACAGTCTTTCTCCAAGTTCACAATCACTTACTGAATCAGGTAACGGCCATTTTATGCCGAGTGCTTCTGCAGCTTGTAAAACCGTGGAAACAGTATTGCGTGAACAAGATAAACTGCCGCTATGCTACGTCCGCTTATACCCTGCTTGTGTAAGCGCAGGATCTCTCGATATTGGGTCATTGGGGTGACCTCCATGGATGTATTTACACCTTATGGTGCATATATCCATGGTCAGAAATCAAGGCTTATTGGCAAGGTGGCTCTCAGTAGCAGAATGGGTGGCTCTATTTTTCGGAGGGGTGGCTCTAAAAATGCGGACTAATGGCTCTAGCGTATCATATTATTCATACCCAATAACAACTTTGTCTTGGAAGATGCTGATACCACCAGCCATGATCAGGTTGCTAACGGTATTGAAATCGCGTGAACAGAACTGACGATTAAGAAGATATTTTAACTTCAGATTATTTATTTTTAATCTGCCAAAATGCTGTAGCAAGCCTTGGAAAATCAGGTTAGAAACAGAATACCTGATTAATCAAATGCTGGTTGCTGATTATCCTTAATCAACTCTTGCATTTTTTTTACGGCAATGGTTGCTTCCTCAATTGAAATGTGAGGTTTCAGAGCGTGTAATTTTTTGATCGCATTCTCTTGTGACAACTTCAGCTCTTTAATGGCGTATAGAGCAGTAGCAAGTTTTTCGAGTGAGCCTACGCCCTTATCGCTTACGATATCACATACTTTATTTACTTGTTCTGAATACTGATCAATCAGTTCGTTATTGCATTTTAGAAATTGTCTAGATAAATCTGTTAATTGATATTTGGGACCATAAACATGCGATACATATTCACGTGCTAAATAGTCGTACGCTATTCCCATGGAAATTACATCCCTTAAATCAAAGGAAAATGGCCCATGTAAGTAAAGAGTAAATTCATAATCTATAGGCACATTCATCAGTTTTTGGAGAATGTATATGGATTTATGGATACTTGTTTCGCCGGTCCAATTCCCCTTTTCTCTTAGCGCTGACACCATCCGAAAAACTAAGGCTAATTTTGGTTTGTTATTCATCTGTCAACTCTCTTCTAATATGCTTTTTTTATTGTTTTCTATCCATTTCGTTACATTGTCTGCCATTGTTTTGTTTGCATAGATAGTGTCAAGTGTAATTTCCGGTATGTGTTGTATAACATTAGATTGGTAAGTTGAAATTTCTATTGAACCATTTCTCATAATAACAGGGAAATCAGTTCTTCCTGATTTTGACTTAAGGTGGTCATAATAAATATCTTCCGAAGAGAACTGGGATTTAAGATTTTCGAATATTTTCTTCCCTGCGTCTAGATCAGGAGCCAATTCAATTTTTGAAAAGGAATATGCTTGCTTAAAGTGATCTCTATTGATAATCCTTTTCGCCAATTCACTCAACTTTCCGGTTGGTTCTTTAGACTGCTTTTGCATAGCAGATAAAATATCATTATCTGTTAATTCCATTATATCTTCAATTGAAGCTGTCTCATTTGATTCTAACCACAACTTCATGAATTCCTTAAGGTGAAAATCATATATTCTTCTCAGCCGATAAAGATAGACTTGATTAAACATATAATAGCGTGCTAACATCATTGCTTCAGCAGAATTGATGCCACCAATTTCTAAACCGAGGTATAAGCCAGTATCGCTTGATTCATCTGGTCTGTAATAACAGAGTTTGATGGAATCTATCAAACGGTAATGGTCAAATTTGCCATAAGCTACCCCAATATGGTAAGAATCTCTGAGAAGATAATCCATTCTATCCACACCGAAAGCATCACCGGTAAGTATTTCTGACAGTATTCTTTCCCAATCTGAAAACTGAATTTCATCATCCGGTTTTTTGCCTCGATTGATCTTTTTTTGACCAATAGCGATTTTTGCAATATCTGATGCTCTAACTGGAGGAGTCATCTTTTCCCAAAGGTCTTTCATTTGTTCAGTAATAATCTGATAAGTAATCATCTCATGGTCAATGCCATTAGGAAGTATCTCTTTTTCGGCTGCATGGGAAAAGGGCAGATGTCCCAAATCGTGACAAAGGGCTGCCATTCTTACTACTTTCCGCCAATACTCAGTCTTTTCATGGTCTAAAAATTCACTGCAATTTTCGATTACTTCCTTATCAGCAATGAGTTTGGGATCCGTTATTATATCATAAACTCTGGTTGCCAAAGCCATAACACCCAGAGAATGCTCAAACCGTTTATGCGATGCCCCCGGATAAACCAGATATGTCATAGCCAATTGGTGGATATACCTCAACCGTTGAAAGTATTTGCTATTGATTACCTTTCTCTCATCATCGGTAACATAGATGAAATTATGAATCGGGTCTCGGAACTCATGAATAAACTTGTGCATCCTCAATTTCCTTTTGATCTAAAGTTTTATATAAGTCTGCCCTGATTTATTCTTCTCAGAGACAATGTCATTTTTTGAACTGTCACCTATCAGAAAAGGTGACTTTGGGTCATGTTTTTTGCTACAATCATCCATACTGGGTTGGTTATTCGTAGCATAACAGTATTTACAATTATGCGTACATGTGTTATATGCACCAATATCCAAGCTTTTTATGCATCCGCATTCTTCTCTTTGATTACGGTCTTTGGGTATGTTGATGGTTTTCTTGAGAAGACGGGAGATGATGTCATTATCGATGCACTTGCCATGGGAGATACCCATTTCGGATAAATCTATTCTTTCTGCACAGGTGTGTAATTCCAGGTTATAATGATTTGCTATATTTACTAGTTCTCTCGCTATGACTCTATCTGTGTCATCGTCCATTTCCCATAAATGCAAATCTCTGGTATTTCTTTGCGTGTTTTTATACATATCGATAAAGCTGATTATGCATCTGAATGTATGGGTACTTAATTGCTGTGCTAGTTTGTTAAACATCCTTGCATGAAATTCTATATCAATATCATCAGAAAGCAAAATCGGGTCATATCTCCAGATAACTTTGTCTTTTCCTATCATTTCAGATAATCTGATAAAAGTCTCTATCCTTTCTTCTAATGCAGGTGTCCCAGGCTCGTATTTACTGGAATATGGAGTAATAGTATAGTGGAAATAGTACTTGTACTCCTTGATTTGGTCAAGTTTTTCCATCATTGGTGAGGGATTCTTAGTCCAGAACACAATACACTCAACATCAAAGGGATTAAGATTCACCTTAGTTACTTGATTAGAGTTAAACGGATTTCTTGTAAGTAGGTATTCTTCTCGTATTCTGTTATAAAACCATTCACTGTAAAAGGCTGGAATATCTGTTCTACGGCTTGCACTAATTATCATTATTTACTTTCCTTATCACCATAGAAGCGCTTGAGCATTTATCTCTTGAACTAAAGTCCTTAGATATTCCTTGAATTGTACTCATATTAAACACTATATTTCCATTAGGTATGGTTTTATATTTTGGAATATCTGGAACTCTGTGTGGTTCAATGTACCTTAATCTTGAACATACTGATTTTGGAAAATCCTTGATTATTAATTCGAGTAATTCATCAAAATACTGTCTTATTGAATAATGGTTAATATCATTAATGAATATGTATGAATCATTATCCATTGGTTCTATATAATACCTATACAGGTTTCTCAAGAATTTTCTTATGTTACTTTTTTCATGCTGGTGAAAGTCTGAGAGAACATAGTTTAAAATGATTACATCAGGAATCAACATTTGGTTTTTCTCTTTAAATCCTTCTAAAACTCTAAACATATCTTGATAAATAATTTGAGTCTGGATTGCATTGTTCAAAAATTGAGTACAATTATCAGCAAATGGTTTCCAATGCTTGTTAAGTTCAACTCCAAAGAAACGAACATCTCCGACATAATTTTTCTTAGTGATTGCGTCGTCTATGGAAAATAACTCAGAGCAAGGACCACAGCCAATAGCCACGAAAAGTATCTTTTCTTTGCTCCAAAGAAACTTTGCTTTAGTAAGAATGTTTGAAATCTCTGTTGCACTCTTGTATATATAATGGCATATATAGGAAGAACATAATCTATGACAATCATATCTTCTTAAAGATGCATTTTTCCTATAATTCATGTTTTCCAAGCATTTAACACATTCGTTTGAACAAGTAATGTCACAACTGGTACATGGATTGTTATTATATTCATTATATGCATATTCAACATATTGTTCAATCAATTATGACTCCTTTGAGATGTCAAATTTATATCTCAATAATAAGGTTGTAAATATCATGGTAATACCAGATCTCCCCGAAAGGCTTTGGCAAGTACTGACTGCTCTATCTTCTCTATGTGTTCCATCGCTTTTTTGTATTTGGCTTCTAGAGAGTCGGTAAGAGCAAACAGTTTGTCAACTCTTCTGGCAATTTCATGCTGCTCTTGTAATGATGGAACTGGAACCATTATGCTCTTTATATCATTAAGCCCAAGACCTACTTTTGTTGCACCTCTTTGTAGGTCTTGTAATTGTGATTGGGCAAATGATGAAGCTAGATACCATGCTAAATATCTCGGATAAACTCTATTATTAGGGCGTGATAAAGCAATATGTTGATTTATATAAGCTTCTTCAAAACCCTCTGGTATCAAACCAATCATCCCAACATCTGCTGTGATTGAAACCAAGATATCATTAGCTATCACTTTTGTTCTTAACCCTTCTGCTCCCTCTGGAGGATTAACAAACTGTTTCTTCTCCAGATCAAGGCTTATCGTGCAATGGTCTAAATTGCCAATTCTGATAAACAAAGCACCATTTGTGGAGTAATACTTTGCCCAACCCCTTGATCCACTTGTTACAAATTGGAATAGTTCTTGTGACAATACTTTCGCCCAAGCATCTGTTATATTATACTCTTCTCTCCAATCCTCTGTCAGTTTGCCTGTGCAGGCTGCGCTGAGAATTCTCTGGCGGAATTTCTTAAGAATAACCGGTATCTTTTCCAGTCGTTCTTTTACTTTCCTGATTTTGGGTAGTATGGCATCAAGCTTTTCCACAATCTGCTGTTGTTCACTTAAAAAAGGTACTGGAATTTGTACATTCCAAAAAAAACTTTGATTTATGTGCTGAAGTCCAGAACCTCTAGAATTTTGCAGTATATCAGTTTTCTTGTAATTTAGAAAATAAAATAAAAATGAACTAATTACTTTAATTGGTGTTAACGCAACTATTGTTGATCCTATAGCACCGATTAGTCCAATAGCAGTTTTCCCAATACTACCATCCCAAACAATTAGTACATCATCTTTATCACATAAAGATATTCTTTTATCATTCGTATAAATATCAGGTGCGTTACCTTCCATTTGATCAATAAGTATATATGGAACAGCACCATTGGTATCTATGCAACATGTAGTTGATGGCTTCTTTCCTTTTTTCGATTTAGTGGCATCCCTTAAAGAAGTCAACACCCAATGATCATTTCCCATTTATTGGCCTATCAATTCCGCGATTTCATTCAGTTCATCTAAAACGGCTTCCAATTCGGTGACTGCTTCACTTATCAGGTCAGCAGGTTCAGGCAGATTGTCAGGGTCATCCAAAGAATCATCTTTGAGCCATTTGATATCAAGGTTATAGTTTCTGGCTTTGACATCAGCTCTTGAGAAAGCGCGGAAACGACCTTCCAGTCCTTGGTCTATGCGTTTACTGTTACCATTGGGATCAGAACCATAACAGGCTTCAAACTCTTTGAACATATCCGCTGTAAGGGGTCTGTCTTTTTTGGTGCAAGATGGGATATTGGAACGGCAGTCATAAATCCAGACCTGTTCTGTCGGTCTGCCTTTCTGCAGGAAGATTACATTTGCCTGTGCATTGGCATAGGGGATGAAGGTTCCTCTTGGCAGTCTGAGAATCGTATGCACGTTGCAGTCTTGCATCACAATCTCAAACACATCTCCGGCTTTATCCTCAAACATACAGTTGTCAGGTAGGACTATTGCTGCCCTACCACCTTTTTTGAGAATAGTAAGAACATGTTGTACAAAATTAAGCTGTTTATTGGATGTAGAAATGGTAAAGTCGTCTCTTACGGGTGCATCCCCTGCTCCTTTTGTCCCAAAAGGCGGATTGGTGAGCACAACGTCATAGCGTTCGCCTCTGTCCGGTTCATAGATGGTATCCCCCAGATAGATAACAGGTTTAAGGTTATGCAAAAAGAGATTCATCAAAGCCAGACGGCGGGGGCGGGCAACCAAATCCTGTCCGTAATAGGTTTCTTCTTTAATAGCTTTGACTTTTGCATCGGGGAAAGTCTTATTGTATTTATTCAAGAGCCATTCATAGCTTGCCACCAGGAAACCGCCTGTACCACAGGCAGGGTCACAGATTTTCATCCCGGGTTGCTTCAAGGGGTCGGGTTGCATGAGTTTAACCATTGTATGAATGAGTACGCGGGGGGTGAAGTATTGTCCTGCGCCTTTCTTACCTTCGCTGGCTGCTTTTTCCAAAAGCCCTTCAAAAGCTTCCGCTTTCACATCCACACCCATGGCAGACCATTCTTCCACATCGATCATGGCAATAATCTTCTTGAGGGCTACAGGGTTGTTAAACTTTGGCATGGACTGAGCAAAGATATCACCCAAAAGCCCTGGCTCATTACGCAGCTTGCGCAGAAGTTCCATATAGTGGTCAGTCAGTTCAATCCCGTTTTTGCTTTTCAGAGTATCCCAGTCACAATCTTTGGGCAGTACAACTCCCTTTTCATCTGCCATCTTCATGAAGAGCAGATAGGTAAGCTGTTCTATATAATCGCCATAGTCAATGCCGTCATGACGCATAGTATGGCACATGCCCCAAAGTTTACTTACAATATCAGACATTTATGCTCCTAAGCCGTAAGCTTATAGTTAATTTCGGTTATCAGGCTATCAAGTTCAGTGCCAAACACCTTCCTGGCTCTGGCAAGACCACCGTTGTTTTCCAGGATGGGCATCAAATCAAAGGTTTCCTGATCAATGGCAAGATTGACAATCAGATGCTGTTTGATATATTCCAACCACTTAATCTGCTCGTCATTAAAGGTGTGATGAGAGCGCACCTCAGCAATGACTTTATTTACTCTTTCCTCAGCAGTATAAAGAGGATTGGAGTAATCATCAGCATTCTTGATCATGGAGATAATATCTGCGAGGGCTTTGTGTCCGGAAAGCTCATGCGCTTTCTGTACTTTTCCCTCATCAAAATAGTGCTTTCTCAGTTCCTGCCGGATATCATTCAAAACCTGCCTGTTCCATTGCCCGGGATTATTAAGCAGGATAGATAAGGCTTCGATTTTGGTTTTATTGGCTTGGATAAACTCAGCAAAAGCGGTTAAATAGTCTTGAGGACGCAGTTGATCATCGCCAACTCTGAAGATATATTCCGATTCCACTGTGTCCTGAGTGCCATAGGCTACATAAAAAGGAGCTTTAGCACGATCATAATTGTGTAGGAGGTCTTGGAAATCTTTATTTCTCAGGATATCCATCGTATCCATAAACTTGGTCTTAAGGTTTTCTTTCAGCTTATCTGCAAAGCTGGTCATATCACCATTTGGGATAAAAGCAGAGAAGTCCTCTCTGGCTTTTCCGCTCATAGTATCTGCTATCCTACGCAGTCTCTTGATCAGGCGATTTGTATTATAAGCAGGCTCGATATTATTCCAGATATTCTCAATTATTTCCTCAATAGAGATGGTCTCACCCTGTTCGCCAAACACAATCTCGAAATCCGTCGCATCTTTGAAATACTCTATTAGAGAGCCGTCAAAACAATCAAAGATAGTAAAAAACTCTTTATTAATATCGCTGCATTTACGGGTGCCGCGTCCCAGCATTTGAGTCCAGAGGATACGGGATTTAACCGGACGCAGAAAAACGATGTATTCCAGAGCAGGAATATCCACCCCGGTGGACAGCATATCAACCGTAACCACTATGGCAGGTTCGGGTCTGTTTCGGAAGTATCTGATTTTTTCCAGAGGACGGTCAACAGAGGGACTGCCGGTAATCTTTTGGACAAATTTATCACCTCTGCCAAAGACATCCCGGCAAATTGAAACCAACTGGTCTGCATGGGATATATGAGATATATCATTAACTGCAAAGATCAGTGTTTTAGGAAACTGACCTGTCTTTTCCTCATGCTCCAAAGCATATTTGGCAATCACCTCCATGATTTTACGGTTACTATCGGGAGAAGTGATTTTTTTTTCAATATCCTGTGTGGCAAATTCTCTTTCGTCTTCCAGTTCATCAATCATTTCTTTTCCGGTGTCTGTGTTTTTAAGACCTACCTTCTCGCCTTCTTTGAGAAAGATGCCGTTGATGCGGACATCAGACTTTATCTTCACTGCTTCATAATCCACCAAAAAGCCATCCAGAACAGCTTGCTCAATGGAATACTTGAAAACAGGACGACCGAAATAGGCTACAGTATGAGCGGCAGGAGTGGCAGTAAGTCCAATTTTGACAGCATCAAAATGGTTGATGGTGTTGCGCCAGACGCTGGTGTCTTTGGCAGTGTAACCTCTGTGGCATTCATCTGCAATAATAACGTCAAAGACATGATTGGGTATTTTCAGGGTTTCGGCATCTTCTTCAATGTCGGGCTCACTTGCATCCTGGACAAAGGAGTTTTCCCTGCCAAACAGATTTATTGCCATGCGCTGGATAGTGCAGATATAAACGAATGTATGTGATTCATTGGGAGCCGTCAGATAGGCATTGGGCAATACCTGTATATCAAACTTTTCGTCTTCATCAAAGTCTTCTTTTTGAAAGCGTTGGCTATAAACTTCATATTCCTGATTGAATTTATTACCGCTTGGTGTCAAGAAAGCCGAAAAAGCAGTTGCAGCCTGTGCTGCCAGAGCACGTCTATCCACCAGGAACAATATGCGCTTGGCATAGCCTGATTTTATCATGCGGTAAATCATGGAAACTGTGGTAAAAGTCTTTCCTGTCCCGGTTGCCATAGCCAGCATCATCTTGCGTTTTCTATCAATGATGCCATTCTCGACTGCTGAAATTGCTTCTTTTTGATATGGACGCAGAAAAGTGTTACCGTTAGGATTGTCTTGAGTCCAATGCTTAAAAACAGCAAGATGCTTACTAAACAATTCCTGCAAAGCAACAGGCGAATGATAAGCAGATATTTCTCTTTGATAATATTCGGTATCCCGGATGTCGGCAAACCAGATTTTCTCTCCATTGGATGAATACAAGAAGGGAGCTTTATAACTATTCCACGCACCAACTGTATCAGGCAAAGCTGAAGCATAGCGTTTTGCCTGTTCCAGCACATTTTGAGGGTCGGTTGATACTCTTTTTGCTTCCAAAATTCCAAGTAAAACACCATCCACGAACAGAGCATAATCCGCAGGTCCGTTTTCGGTTGGGTATTCCTCCACAGCGTGGTTAGACAGAACAGTATTGTCTTTTACTTTATTGTAAGGAATGATAACCCAAGGTGGATTTAGAGATTTTAACTGTATATCAATCTTTGTTTTACGTGTTAACCATTCGTTTTCATTCATAACTAGCCCTGCTTGTCAGATTTTAGAGGTTTACTTTTTTTGTCTGAAGGAACATAGCCAATAATTAAATCATTTATCGGGTCATATCCAACAGCTTTAAGTGCTTTGCGACAATGCATTACAGTATAAGGAGTTGATAGCCGGCACTCAGTAAACCATCCGTTAGTAAGTATCAAGTGCTCTCCAAATTCGTCTTTGTTCTTACAAAACTTATAGATCCCTCTAAAATGACATCCGGATATTCTTGCACATGCTCTTCCTTCTGGTAAACGGTGTCTGCCAGCTTGTTTCGAATGTCTTTAATGATGTCTTTTTGTTCTTTCATTTGAAACCCCAGTAGGTGATTTCTTTGGATAGCACACCTATCTGAGCTAACATTATCTGTCAATAACAAAATCTGCGGCATCCTTAGGCAAGGTATCAAGCCAATTTGGGTGATATGAACTAAATGAACATAAATCCCTGTGTGGCAACATGATACTTGATAGCGTGGCTATCCTCTCTCCTTAGCAATACGGAGTCAATACGGACTTAGTCCGTATTGACTCCGTATTGATTCCGTAATGCAAAGGGGGAAGAAACGGATTTTTCGGTACAATATGTCCCGTCATTCCAGCGAAGGCTGTGAATCCAGTTTTTTTTTAAGACTCCATATGTATGACAAATAACCATTTGTATATCAACACGTTGTCGTATCATCCCTCTGGGGTTTTACAGGACTGGATTCCAGCCTTCGCTGGAATGACGGTGTGTTTTTTACGACACGGAATGCTTGACATGACACTAGTGTCACGTC
Coding sequences within it:
- a CDS encoding DUF1848 domain-containing protein — encoded protein: MIISASRRTDIPAFYSEWFYNRIREEYLLTRNPFNSNQVTKVNLNPFDVECIVFWTKNPSPMMEKLDQIKEYKYYFHYTITPYSSKYEPGTPALEERIETFIRLSEMIGKDKVIWRYDPILLSDDIDIEFHARMFNKLAQQLSTHTFRCIISFIDMYKNTQRNTRDLHLWEMDDDTDRVIARELVNIANHYNLELHTCAERIDLSEMGISHGKCIDNDIISRLLKKTINIPKDRNQREECGCIKSLDIGAYNTCTHNCKYCYATNNQPSMDDCSKKHDPKSPFLIGDSSKNDIVSEKNKSGQTYIKL
- a CDS encoding restriction endonuclease subunit S; translation: MGNDHWVLTSLRDATKSKKGKKPSTTCCIDTNGAVPYILIDQMEGNAPDIYTNDKRISLCDKDDVLIVWDGSIGKTAIGLIGAIGSTIVALTPIKVISSFLFYFLNYKKTDILQNSRGSGLQHINQSFFWNVQIPVPFLSEQQQIVEKLDAILPKIRKVKERLEKIPVILKKFRQRILSAACTGKLTEDWREEYNITDAWAKVLSQELFQFVTSGSRGWAKYYSTNGALFIRIGNLDHCTISLDLEKKQFVNPPEGAEGLRTKVIANDILVSITADVGMIGLIPEGFEEAYINQHIALSRPNNRVYPRYLAWYLASSFAQSQLQDLQRGATKVGLGLNDIKSIMVPVPSLQEQHEIARRVDKLFALTDSLEAKYKKAMEHIEKIEQSVLAKAFRGDLVLP
- a CDS encoding N-6 DNA methylase is translated as MSDIVSKLWGMCHTMRHDGIDYGDYIEQLTYLLFMKMADEKGVVLPKDCDWDTLKSKNGIELTDHYMELLRKLRNEPGLLGDIFAQSMPKFNNPVALKKIIAMIDVEEWSAMGVDVKAEAFEGLLEKAASEGKKGAGQYFTPRVLIHTMVKLMQPDPLKQPGMKICDPACGTGGFLVASYEWLLNKYNKTFPDAKVKAIKEETYYGQDLVARPRRLALMNLFLHNLKPVIYLGDTIYEPDRGERYDVVLTNPPFGTKGAGDAPVRDDFTISTSNKQLNFVQHVLTILKKGGRAAIVLPDNCMFEDKAGDVFEIVMQDCNVHTILRLPRGTFIPYANAQANVIFLQKGRPTEQVWIYDCRSNIPSCTKKDRPLTADMFKEFEACYGSDPNGNSKRIDQGLEGRFRAFSRADVKARNYNLDIKWLKDDSLDDPDNLPEPADLISEAVTELEAVLDELNEIAELIGQ
- a CDS encoding DEAD/DEAH box helicase family protein, whose product is MNENEWLTRKTKIDIQLKSLNPPWVIIPYNKVKDNTVLSNHAVEEYPTENGPADYALFVDGVLLGILEAKRVSTDPQNVLEQAKRYASALPDTVGAWNSYKAPFLYSSNGEKIWFADIRDTEYYQREISAYHSPVALQELFSKHLAVFKHWTQDNPNGNTFLRPYQKEAISAVENGIIDRKRKMMLAMATGTGKTFTTVSMIYRMIKSGYAKRILFLVDRRALAAQAATAFSAFLTPSGNKFNQEYEVYSQRFQKEDFDEDEKFDIQVLPNAYLTAPNESHTFVYICTIQRMAINLFGRENSFVQDASEPDIEEDAETLKIPNHVFDVIIADECHRGYTAKDTSVWRNTINHFDAVKIGLTATPAAHTVAYFGRPVFKYSIEQAVLDGFLVDYEAVKIKSDVRINGIFLKEGEKVGLKNTDTGKEMIDELEDEREFATQDIEKKITSPDSNRKIMEVIAKYALEHEEKTGQFPKTLIFAVNDISHISHADQLVSICRDVFGRGDKFVQKITGSPSVDRPLEKIRYFRNRPEPAIVVTVDMLSTGVDIPALEYIVFLRPVKSRILWTQMLGRGTRKCSDINKEFFTIFDCFDGSLIEYFKDATDFEIVFGEQGETISIEEIIENIWNNIEPAYNTNRLIKRLRRIADTMSGKAREDFSAFIPNGDMTSFADKLKENLKTKFMDTMDILRNKDFQDLLHNYDRAKAPFYVAYGTQDTVESEYIFRVGDDQLRPQDYLTAFAEFIQANKTKIEALSILLNNPGQWNRQVLNDIRQELRKHYFDEGKVQKAHELSGHKALADIISMIKNADDYSNPLYTAEERVNKVIAEVRSHHTFNDEQIKWLEYIKQHLIVNLAIDQETFDLMPILENNGGLARARKVFGTELDSLITEINYKLTA
- a CDS encoding HD domain-containing protein, which encodes MHKFIHEFRDPIHNFIYVTDDERKVINSKYFQRLRYIHQLAMTYLVYPGASHKRFEHSLGVMALATRVYDIITDPKLIADKEVIENCSEFLDHEKTEYWRKVVRMAALCHDLGHLPFSHAAEKEILPNGIDHEMITYQIITEQMKDLWEKMTPPVRASDIAKIAIGQKKINRGKKPDDEIQFSDWERILSEILTGDAFGVDRMDYLLRDSYHIGVAYGKFDHYRLIDSIKLCYYRPDESSDTGLYLGLEIGGINSAEAMMLARYYMFNQVYLYRLRRIYDFHLKEFMKLWLESNETASIEDIMELTDNDILSAMQKQSKEPTGKLSELAKRIINRDHFKQAYSFSKIELAPDLDAGKKIFENLKSQFSSEDIYYDHLKSKSGRTDFPVIMRNGSIEISTYQSNVIQHIPEITLDTIYANKTMADNVTKWIENNKKSILEES